Part of the Longimicrobiales bacterium genome, GGATAGCGAAGTTGTGCGTCATGAACTCGATGACCGGACGCAGCCCCACCATGGCCGCACCGACGCCGACTCCGGCAAAGCCGAGCTCGGTGATCGGAGTGTCGACGACACGCAGCTCGCCGAACCGATCCATCAGGCCCTTCGACACCTTGTATGCGCCATTGTACAGGCCGACTTCCTCCCCCATCAGGAAGACGTCCTCGTCGCGCTCCATCTCTTCGGCGAGCGCCTGGTTCAGCGCCTCACGGTACGTTATCGTTGCCATTTCCTGCCCTTATTGCGCCCTCGATATTTGCGCACATGCTGACACTGACAGCTCTGTTCGCTCATCTCACGCAGAGCCGCCGAGACTCAGAGTCGCAGGTGCTCCAGTCCGTCGCGCCACCTTCATCACATATCCCGACTTCCTATTTTCTGTCATTTACAACAACAGATGAAGCCTGCCCCGCCGCGAACCAGAATCACCCCCGGAACCCGAACCAACCGCGACTCCGCGGCTCTGCGGCTCTGCGGCTCTGCGTACAAAAGAGCTGATCCACGCCGCCCCTCCCCCTGCAACCTACCTGCGGCCGTCGAAGTACAACCGGCCGGCGACATCCTCGGACGCATATACGTTCCGATACAGTTCTTCCTCCGTCGGCTCAGGCGAGTTCTCGGCGAACTCGGCGGCGTCATCCACCTCGGAGTGTACGCGCGCATCGATCGCCTGCAGCTCCTCCTCCGTCAGCAGTGATGCTTCCTTCAGCTGATCGATGAAGCGGCGGATCGGATCGAGCTCCTTGTGCTCCTCGACCTCTTCCTTCGTGCGGTAGACACCATGCACGGGATCCGACATCGAGTGACCCATGAAGCGGTAGCAGCGGGCCTCGACCAGCGTCGGTGTCTTCTCCGAACGTGCGCGATCTACTGCCTCCTTCACGACCTTCCGCATGTTCAGCACATCCATGCCGTCCGCCACCGCAGCCGGCATGTCGTACGCACTCGCCTTCTGACTTATGTCGTACAGCGATGACGCACGCTCCCACGCCGTGCCCATCCCGAACCGGTTGTTCTCCACGATGAAGATCACCGGCAGCTTCCACAGCGCAGCCATGTTCAGCGACTCATGGAACGCGCCCTGGTTGACCGCCGCTTCGCCCATGAAGCACAGCGCCACCTTGTCCTCGCCGCGGTATTTGATCGCCCAGCCATAGCCTGTGCCCAGAGGGACCTGCCCGCCCACGATCCCCCAGCCGCCCATGAAATTGTGCTCGGCGCTGTACAGGTGCATCGAGCCGCCCTTTCCGCCCGAGCAGCCATCCTTCCTGCCATACAGCTCGGCCATGACCGCGCGCGGCGGGATCCCCTTTACCAGGGCCTGCACGTGCTCACGGTACGCGCTGATCACGTAGTCCTCTTTGCGCAGCGGCTCGAACGCGCCGACCGTCACTGCCTCCTGCCCGATGTAGAGATGGCAGAAGCCGCCGATCTTCCCGATCGCGTACGCTTCCGCCGTCTTCTCCTCGAACCGGCGGCCGAGCAGCATCTGGTACAGCATCTCATGCAGCCGCTCGGGGCTCAGACCGTCCAGACCCTCTCCGTCGTCGCGACGGGCGGCCTCCTGCTTAACGGGCTCCGACTCTGCCGTCTGCCCGTTACGCGACGGCCGCTCGTCCTTGTTCCGCGCCGCGGCCGACTTCGTCTTTGCCATCACGTCTCCTTGTTCCTTCGAATCTTCCGGCCGAATGTACGTATTCCCGCTCACGACCTCGATCCGCCATGAACGGGAATCTGCACTGCTGTTGCACCGCGACGTCTCAGCCGGCGGCGCGCTCCAGTCG contains:
- the pdhA gene encoding pyruvate dehydrogenase (acetyl-transferring) E1 component subunit alpha translates to MAKTKSAAARNKDERPSRNGQTAESEPVKQEAARRDDGEGLDGLSPERLHEMLYQMLLGRRFEEKTAEAYAIGKIGGFCHLYIGQEAVTVGAFEPLRKEDYVISAYREHVQALVKGIPPRAVMAELYGRKDGCSGGKGGSMHLYSAEHNFMGGWGIVGGQVPLGTGYGWAIKYRGEDKVALCFMGEAAVNQGAFHESLNMAALWKLPVIFIVENNRFGMGTAWERASSLYDISQKASAYDMPAAVADGMDVLNMRKVVKEAVDRARSEKTPTLVEARCYRFMGHSMSDPVHGVYRTKEEVEEHKELDPIRRFIDQLKEASLLTEEELQAIDARVHSEVDDAAEFAENSPEPTEEELYRNVYASEDVAGRLYFDGRR